A portion of the Lysinibacillus timonensis genome contains these proteins:
- a CDS encoding tripartite tricarboxylate transporter TctB family protein produces MSQTYRDYVTSGFMFVVGVIAFILTFSFKSFQGTNVGVGVEFMPRVIASLILIVSAIIFINAFRNRRKESVEVDFETGEVVEKNPEDKNYKKLVISIIAMFIYALLTPILGFLITTALFLIAQMLIISEFLKSKIVLITIVSILMAVIVNYIFRNVFFVMLPQGILG; encoded by the coding sequence ATGAGCCAAACATATCGCGATTATGTAACAAGTGGCTTTATGTTTGTTGTAGGGGTGATTGCTTTTATATTGACATTTAGCTTCAAGTCTTTTCAGGGGACCAATGTAGGAGTTGGCGTAGAATTTATGCCTCGAGTGATTGCATCTCTCATCCTTATTGTTTCAGCCATTATATTCATCAATGCTTTTAGAAATCGACGGAAGGAATCAGTTGAAGTTGATTTCGAAACAGGGGAAGTGGTTGAGAAAAATCCTGAAGATAAAAATTACAAAAAACTGGTGATTAGCATCATTGCAATGTTTATATATGCATTGTTAACACCGATTCTGGGATTCTTAATTACAACAGCCTTATTTTTAATAGCGCAAATGCTTATCATCTCAGAATTTTTAAAAAGTAAAATTGTGTTAATTACCATTGTATCGATTTTGATGGCTGTCATCGTTAATTACATTTTTAGAAATGTATTTTTCGTAATGCTTCCTCAAGGGATTTTAGGATAG
- a CDS encoding CBO0543 family protein, with translation MIIFGPFSSILAFIINELGFYFGFWRIYPFDLKYLTAFPFILGIYPISAGYLIYYIKKFKHPFFTTLLITSVVTILEGIFVMMGKVVYENGWNILLTFISYFVPLIITYYYYRLLKGLKILDI, from the coding sequence ATCATTATATTTGGACCTTTTTCTAGTATCCTTGCGTTTATTATCAATGAACTTGGATTCTATTTTGGATTTTGGAGGATTTACCCTTTTGATTTAAAATATCTTACAGCATTCCCCTTCATTTTAGGTATATACCCTATTTCAGCAGGGTACTTGATTTACTATATAAAGAAATTTAAGCACCCATTCTTCACCACTTTACTAATCACTTCAGTTGTCACTATTTTAGAAGGTATATTTGTTATGATGGGGAAGGTAGTATATGAAAATGGTTGGAATATACTGTTAACCTTCATCTCATATTTTGTTCCATTAATTATCACCTACTACTACTATAGATTATTAAAAGGTTTAAAAATATTGGACATATGA
- a CDS encoding YwbE family protein — protein MNGQNRRDILPGMTVDIVLKKDQRTGKLTRGIVKDILTNSPTHPHGIKVRLMDGQIGRVQVIHSKI, from the coding sequence ATGAACGGTCAAAATCGGAGAGATATTTTACCAGGCATGACAGTCGATATCGTGTTAAAGAAGGACCAAAGAACTGGCAAACTTACAAGAGGCATTGTAAAGGATATTCTCACAAATTCTCCAACGCATCCACATGGTATTAAAGTGAGACTAATGGACGGTCAAATAGGTCGCGTTCAGGTTATTCATTCGAAAATTTGA
- a CDS encoding tripartite tricarboxylate transporter substrate binding protein — protein sequence MKKLLFTLFMLVGVLMLAACGSSTETGSSNGSSSGGSNSGSSEGSGETVDYPKKTIEVVVPAGAGGDTDLNTRTLAKYLEKELGQSLVVSNVTGSGGTVGVDKVITSAADGYTVLAFHNSMLLNNLYGLSETSVEDFKFAGTGVLDQANTFVVSKDSEFKNLEELIAYAKEHPKEVTMATEVGSMTYIQVMEFQELTGVEFNVVDIGGASDKLTALLGGRVDIFPTSLGYVKSYIESGDFVSLGVITEERLTAAPDVPTFKEQGVDMEIDKVFYWAFPKETPDEVVETFSAAMEKAVANPEFQEEISQYWVEPVYLNGEETKQRLNEITELYKKIKESTE from the coding sequence ATGAAGAAATTACTGTTTACGTTATTCATGTTAGTAGGGGTACTGATGTTAGCAGCTTGTGGAAGTAGCACAGAAACGGGATCTAGCAATGGATCTTCTAGTGGTGGAAGTAATAGCGGTTCTAGTGAAGGATCAGGAGAAACAGTGGATTATCCAAAAAAGACGATTGAAGTTGTCGTTCCAGCTGGTGCCGGTGGCGATACAGATTTAAATACTCGTACTCTAGCAAAGTATCTTGAGAAAGAATTAGGACAATCTTTAGTTGTTTCAAATGTTACAGGCTCAGGTGGAACTGTTGGGGTTGATAAAGTTATAACTTCTGCAGCTGACGGTTATACAGTATTAGCATTCCATAACTCAATGTTATTAAACAATTTATATGGTTTATCAGAAACATCAGTTGAAGATTTCAAATTTGCAGGTACAGGTGTATTAGACCAAGCTAATACATTTGTTGTATCAAAAGATAGCGAATTTAAAAACCTTGAAGAATTAATTGCATACGCTAAAGAACATCCGAAAGAAGTAACAATGGCAACTGAAGTTGGTTCGATGACTTACATTCAAGTAATGGAGTTCCAAGAATTAACAGGTGTTGAATTCAATGTTGTTGATATCGGCGGTGCCTCTGACAAATTAACAGCATTACTTGGTGGTCGTGTAGACATTTTCCCAACATCTCTAGGATATGTGAAAAGTTATATTGAATCAGGTGATTTCGTATCCTTGGGTGTGATTACAGAAGAACGTTTAACTGCTGCACCAGATGTTCCTACATTTAAAGAGCAAGGCGTAGATATGGAAATTGACAAAGTATTCTACTGGGCATTCCCGAAAGAAACCCCAGACGAAGTAGTAGAAACATTTAGCGCTGCAATGGAAAAAGCGGTAGCAAACCCAGAATTCCAAGAGGAAATTAGCCAATATTGGGTAGAACCAGTTTATTTAAATGGGGAAGAAACGAAACAAAGATTAAATGAAATCACAGAACTTTATAAAAAGATTAAAGAATCTACGGAATAA
- a CDS encoding tripartite tricarboxylate transporter permease, producing MIEMLVEGFAGVFNLTTILLILGGTILGLIFGSIPGLTATMAVAICLPITYGMHPVAGMSLLMGLYIGGVSGGLIPAILLKLPGTPSSIATTFDGYPMAQKGQAGKAFSFAILSSFFGGLISIMLLIMVAPPLGQFALKFGPYEYFAIVVFSLTLIASLSGDSLAKGILSGLMGIGFAMVGSAPIDAFPRFTFGFSELDAGFDLMPLLIGLFAVSEILLVAEKTGFQKLKYDLKKISYKVPFKEYLAEKWNFVRSCAIGIGIGILPGIGGGTANLIAYAAAKNASKNPKEYGTGVPGGIVASETSNNAAIGGALIPLVSLGIPGDTVTAMLLGGLILHGLQPGPLLFQNSGDVVYGIFAALLIANLFMALLLFLGMRGFIKLLSIPQYILLPIIFSLCVVGAYGVNNRMFDVYALLFFGIVGYLMSKARIPLTPLVLGFILGPLLETNLRRGLMLSQGDFTPFFTEPIAAMFLLITVISVGWKIWKSFGKGKKVSYEN from the coding sequence ATGATTGAAATGCTAGTTGAAGGTTTCGCCGGAGTCTTTAATCTAACGACAATCTTATTAATACTTGGAGGAACAATATTAGGGTTAATCTTTGGATCGATACCTGGTCTTACAGCTACCATGGCGGTTGCGATTTGTTTGCCGATTACGTATGGAATGCATCCTGTTGCAGGGATGTCGCTTCTAATGGGTTTATACATCGGTGGTGTTTCGGGTGGGTTAATCCCAGCAATTCTTTTGAAACTACCAGGGACTCCTTCTTCTATTGCCACAACTTTTGATGGTTATCCTATGGCTCAAAAAGGGCAAGCGGGGAAAGCGTTTTCATTCGCGATATTATCTTCGTTTTTTGGTGGGTTAATCAGCATTATGTTGTTAATAATGGTAGCGCCTCCATTAGGTCAGTTTGCATTAAAGTTCGGACCTTATGAATATTTTGCTATAGTTGTCTTCTCATTAACACTGATTGCTAGTTTATCAGGTGACTCTCTTGCAAAAGGGATATTATCCGGGTTAATGGGGATTGGTTTTGCGATGGTAGGATCTGCACCAATTGATGCATTTCCACGATTTACTTTCGGTTTCAGTGAATTAGATGCTGGTTTTGACTTAATGCCATTATTAATCGGTTTATTTGCAGTATCAGAAATTCTACTGGTTGCTGAGAAAACGGGTTTCCAAAAATTAAAATATGATTTAAAAAAGATTAGCTATAAAGTTCCTTTTAAGGAGTATTTAGCTGAAAAATGGAACTTTGTCCGATCTTGTGCAATCGGGATTGGAATTGGGATCTTGCCTGGTATAGGTGGAGGAACAGCCAATTTGATCGCATATGCTGCGGCAAAGAATGCATCTAAAAATCCAAAGGAGTATGGTACAGGTGTTCCGGGTGGAATTGTTGCATCTGAAACTTCAAACAATGCTGCTATTGGGGGCGCATTAATTCCATTAGTGTCTTTAGGGATTCCTGGAGATACCGTAACAGCAATGTTATTAGGGGGATTAATTTTACACGGACTACAACCAGGACCTTTATTATTCCAAAATAGTGGCGATGTGGTTTACGGTATTTTTGCAGCGTTACTTATTGCAAACCTTTTCATGGCATTACTACTGTTTTTAGGGATGAGAGGGTTTATCAAACTGTTAAGTATACCTCAATATATTTTGTTACCAATTATTTTTTCGCTATGTGTTGTAGGCGCTTACGGTGTAAACAATCGTATGTTTGACGTATATGCATTACTATTCTTTGGTATTGTCGGTTACTTAATGAGTAAAGCACGAATTCCTTTAACACCATTAGTACTAGGATTTATTTTAGGGCCATTGTTAGAAACGAATTTACGCCGTGGTTTAATGCTATCGCAGGGAGATTTCACACCATTCTTTACAGAACCGATTGCAGCTATGTTTTTACTAATTACGGTTATTTCAGTTGGTTGGAAAATTTGGAAATCGTTTGGTAAGGGGAAAAAAGTTTCATATGAAAATTAA
- a CDS encoding methyl-accepting chemotaxis protein yields MKKIHFLRNLKPKLIIAFAFILIIPSVLIGIGSFTSAKQTIQNELLSSIDDNLDILNLTIDGAFKPKLNDSNILASQFNATNVQDENKEEVNRIFEQYIELHPEVEAIYVSRPDGSVIIYPHAELSDDFDARERSWYKDAMTQKGQAVISDPYVSAANQEVVVTISQSTADGSGAIGIDLKMGNIQELANQIEIGDEGYALILDQNGHYVSHPKNPPGTEATETFYQNLYQDVAGIFHYELDGKPKMMSYDTNELTGWKVAGNIYTDEISDAASPILYTTLVIIVVALVAGAILIYFIIRSIVTPIKDLKETAVKVSNGDLTQIIQVKTTDEIGQLGQAFVGMQENLKILLRNIEQNAEQVASSAQQLTASTEETSAATEQVSTSIQQVALSVEKQKESEEKSVQVLGKISDGAQHIVENATKVSQLSREATKQAEYGGESVGKILNQMETIRDLVLDSNKIMQSLTERSKEIDSILKIISGISEQTNLLSLNASIEAARAGEHGKGFAVVAQEVKKLAEQSHASTNDIQAIISAIQSETTTSLSMMKKVTSAVESGVEVSNEAVTKFYHIMESLNNVTPQMLDVSDTVNKVSVAIKETTDRANENAIIAESNAAASEQVAASAQEQLAAMEEISSSAQALTEMAEELRLVISKFKY; encoded by the coding sequence TTGAAAAAAATACACTTTCTAAGAAATTTGAAACCTAAATTAATAATCGCATTTGCGTTCATTTTAATAATTCCTTCTGTCCTAATTGGTATAGGTTCATTTACTTCGGCCAAACAAACGATTCAAAACGAACTTCTCTCATCAATTGATGACAATTTAGACATCTTAAATCTTACAATTGACGGTGCATTTAAGCCAAAACTGAATGATTCAAATATATTGGCAAGTCAATTCAATGCGACCAATGTACAAGATGAAAATAAGGAAGAGGTTAATAGAATTTTTGAGCAATATATTGAGCTTCATCCTGAAGTGGAAGCCATCTATGTCAGCCGTCCAGATGGGTCCGTTATCATTTATCCACATGCAGAACTTAGTGATGATTTTGACGCGCGAGAAAGATCTTGGTATAAAGACGCAATGACTCAAAAAGGTCAAGCAGTTATATCAGATCCCTATGTATCTGCTGCTAATCAAGAAGTGGTTGTTACCATTTCACAAAGTACAGCTGATGGTTCGGGTGCTATAGGAATTGATTTGAAGATGGGAAATATTCAGGAGTTAGCTAATCAAATAGAAATTGGGGATGAAGGATACGCCCTAATATTAGACCAAAATGGTCATTATGTGTCGCATCCAAAAAATCCTCCGGGAACGGAAGCTACTGAAACATTTTACCAAAACTTATATCAAGATGTAGCGGGAATCTTTCATTATGAATTAGATGGAAAACCTAAAATGATGAGCTACGACACAAATGAGCTAACTGGATGGAAAGTAGCAGGAAATATTTACACTGACGAAATAAGTGATGCAGCATCTCCTATTTTATATACAACTTTAGTGATAATTGTTGTTGCTCTTGTTGCAGGTGCTATTCTTATTTATTTCATAATCCGTTCAATTGTTACACCAATTAAAGATTTAAAAGAAACAGCTGTAAAAGTCAGCAATGGAGATCTCACACAAATAATACAAGTCAAAACTACAGATGAAATTGGTCAATTAGGACAAGCCTTTGTTGGCATGCAGGAGAACTTAAAAATACTTTTACGCAATATTGAACAGAACGCCGAACAAGTAGCATCTTCGGCACAGCAATTGACTGCTAGTACTGAAGAGACAAGTGCTGCAACAGAACAAGTCTCAACATCGATTCAACAAGTAGCGTTAAGTGTTGAAAAACAAAAGGAAAGTGAAGAAAAAAGTGTTCAAGTTTTAGGGAAAATATCAGACGGCGCACAACATATTGTTGAAAATGCAACTAAAGTTTCTCAGTTATCTCGAGAAGCTACAAAACAAGCCGAATACGGTGGGGAATCGGTTGGGAAAATTTTAAATCAAATGGAAACAATTCGCGACCTTGTCTTAGATTCCAACAAAATTATGCAATCACTTACAGAACGTTCGAAAGAAATAGATTCAATTCTAAAAATTATTTCGGGTATATCTGAACAAACCAACCTCCTTTCTTTAAACGCTTCTATAGAAGCAGCAAGAGCAGGGGAGCATGGAAAAGGTTTTGCAGTCGTGGCACAAGAGGTGAAGAAGTTAGCGGAACAGTCGCACGCTTCTACAAATGATATTCAAGCCATCATATCTGCCATTCAATCGGAAACAACAACTAGCCTATCAATGATGAAAAAAGTAACTTCAGCAGTTGAAAGTGGTGTAGAAGTTTCGAATGAAGCGGTAACGAAGTTCTATCATATTATGGAAAGTTTAAATAACGTGACCCCTCAAATGCTAGATGTATCTGACACAGTCAACAAAGTATCAGTTGCCATCAAAGAAACGACTGATCGGGCAAATGAAAATGCGATCATAGCGGAAAGTAATGCGGCTGCATCGGAGCAAGTAGCAGCATCAGCTCAAGAACAACTTGCGGCGATGGAGGAAATATCATCCTCAGCACAAGCGTTAACTGAAATGGCCGAGGAGTTACGTCTAGTAATCTCTAAATTTAAATACTAA